From Chloroflexota bacterium:
TGGAAGGCCGATTCTCCTTGCGGAACAATTGTTCCTCAAGGCTGCCCGACCATCCACGGCTCGACGGTGGTGCCGCCGCCTTCCAGCAGCGCCTCAAGGGCCAGGCGGCTGAGTTCCAGCGTCTCCCGTGGATTGCCTTGCGAAAGCATGTAGAGGCGCTCTAACGCCTCGGGGGTGAATAGCGATCCCATCACCCGGCCGGCGCGCCGCGTGATTTCTTCGATCACGAAAACCAGCGTGTCATAGTCCCACGGCGTCAGCAGGTAACGGGCTGCGCCCTGGATGCCCCGGCTATCCCACGGATGGTTGAAGACGGCATAGCCGGTAAGCACGACGGTTGTGGCCTGCGCGAGGTCGGCAATGAGTTGTGCCATGCCCGAGTTCAGGCGTTGCTGCCCCAGGTCGATCACAATGCCGGCGTATTGATTCTGCAGGAAGGCCTCTAAGCGAGCGCGGCGCAGTTTTTCTTCCTTGACCCGCGGCAGCCCTAAACTGTCGTTGACCAGCTTGAGTAGCCGGTTGGCTGTGCGCGGGGCAACGGCTAAGGCCAGGGGCGAGGGCAACCGTCCCCCCGCCAGAAAGCGGGCAAATGCCGATTTGCCGCTCCCCGGCTCGCCATCGATCAGCACCAGGCCTTTCTCCTGGCTGAACCATCGCTGCCGGATTTCTTGATAAACGCGGGCCAGTTGAGGCACGGGCACGAAATAACGCCCGTCCTCGAAGGTCTCAAAGGGGTTTTCCAGCAGACGGAGCATCTGCAGGCGCAGCGCACGCTGCACAGCCGGGTTCTCTGGGGAAGTTGCCATGGTCACCTCGTGACCTCATTATACACCCTTTTGGCGGAATGTGCATAACGGGATTTGAATATGCTCATTTTGTTCAAAATGGCGCCTTGTTGGTGCGGTTTTGTGAAACGCACTTGCTTTTTTGCTTTGGGGGTGATAAGATATAAGCGGCGGGGAGCCTATGCTGGCGGTGCGAGGGGGCAGCGGGTTGGCTTCCCCAAAGCGCGTGTTCGCGTGAACGAAGGAGCATTCTATGATTCTGGCGGTTTCGGCCCTCAAAGGGGGGCCAGGCAAGACCACCTTCGCAGTCAATGTGGCGGCAGGGTTGGCGCTCCGCATCAGCAAGCGCACCCCCCGCCCGCGGGTCCTGCTGGTGGATCTGGACCCGCAGGCGCACGCCGCGTATTGGGCGTTGGGGAAATCGCGCGGCGACCCCATCCCTGTGGGTGAAGAGGACCTCTCCACCCATCTGCTGGGCACCGCCCACGGTTCGCCGCTGGACATCATTCACCCGGCGGCCTTCCCCGCTTCGGCCAATATGGATGTGGTGCTGGTGCGCCCTCAGGCTATGGCCCAGGCTGAGCGGGTGTTGACGTCGGACCTGGCCGAGGGTATTTACGCCCTGGAGGAGTATCTGGAGCCGTTACGGAGCGCCTATGCGGTGATTGTAGTTGACACGCCGCCTTCGGCGGGGGCGATGACGCTGAACGCGCTGGTGGCTGCGGATGCCGTGCTCATTCCCATGGAACTGACCAAAATGGGGGTCGATGGCCTGCGCGAAACGCTGGCTGTGGTGGAAAAAATCCGCCGCCGTCACAACCCCCAAATGCGCATTGTGGGCATTGCCCCCAACCGCTGCGATTTCCGCCGTAGTGAGACGAATGATATTTACCGCTTCATGCGCCAGCAATACAAGGACCTGGTGCTGCTTCCGGTGGCCGAGCGGGCGCAAATTGCTTATGCCTCTTCACTGCGCAAAGATATTTTTTCGCACCTTGGCTCGACCCAGGACCAGGCGGTGGTGGAAATGGGGCGGGTGGTCGATGCCGTAGTGCAGAGGTTGGGACTCCGGTAGCCCTTGCGGAACAGTTGTTCCATAAGCCGCGTGTTGCCCAAACGGGCGCTTTCTCTTGGGAGTGCGTATGTCTCGGAAACGCAAGCCTCAGTGGACGGCCGATGACTTTCAACCGACCGCCGACACCCAATACGACGACCTGCTGCAAACCCCCGCGGTGCCCACCGGCGGGCGGCAGGCCCGCAAGCGGGTCACGCGGGTGCTGGTTAGCCAGATTTTGCCCGACCCTTACCAGCCGCGCCCTTTGTTGCCGCCGGAAATCAAGCAAGATTTCTTTGCTGGGCAACTGAACTGCTTCGAGGCCGCGCGTGCCTGGCTGACGCTGGCCGAGCAGGAGCCTGCCGAGGCCGAGCGCGTTCAGGCTCTGCTGCACATGGGGGCGACTTTCAGCGAACACGGCCAGATCAAGCCCGTTACTGGCTACTGGGATGCGCAAAGCCGGCGCTTCATTCTGGAAACCGGGGAACGGCGTTTCTGGGCAGCGGTGTTACAGGCGGTGCAGCAAGAGAGCGCCGAAGAGCCCCAACTGGAAGCCCTGGTCGTCGAAAAGCCTTCCCGCGCCCGGCAGGTGTTGGAAAACATCACCGCTGAACCGCCCAGCGCGGTGATGCGCGCCCGGGAGATCGCAGCCCTGGTGTTGGAGCAAATGGATGTCTTGCCGGAGACCGGCGAAAGCGATTTCGCTTACTACCGACGCGCTGCTGAGATCAAGCG
This genomic window contains:
- a CDS encoding ParA family protein, translated to MILAVSALKGGPGKTTFAVNVAAGLALRISKRTPRPRVLLVDLDPQAHAAYWALGKSRGDPIPVGEEDLSTHLLGTAHGSPLDIIHPAAFPASANMDVVLVRPQAMAQAERVLTSDLAEGIYALEEYLEPLRSAYAVIVVDTPPSAGAMTLNALVAADAVLIPMELTKMGVDGLRETLAVVEKIRRRHNPQMRIVGIAPNRCDFRRSETNDIYRFMRQQYKDLVLLPVAERAQIAYASSLRKDIFSHLGSTQDQAVVEMGRVVDAVVQRLGLR